The following proteins come from a genomic window of Halorussus halophilus:
- a CDS encoding trimeric intracellular cation channel family protein, with amino-acid sequence MALDSFAVMNVVGLLAFAVVGSLRAIDAEFDLLGVAVLGVMTALGGGVTRDLLVDSVPVALRSTTDVSVALLGVAVAVALGHFGVADRTDHSLVLLPDAVGLAAFATTGALVATSAGLSPFGVVVLATVTGVGGGLVSDLLLQNVPFVLVEDFYATCAILGGVVFWLATTVGIGRRPSALVCAAVVFVLRLLAIRYEWELPTV; translated from the coding sequence ATGGCGCTGGACTCCTTCGCGGTGATGAACGTCGTGGGTCTGCTCGCGTTCGCCGTCGTCGGTTCCCTGCGCGCTATCGACGCCGAGTTCGACCTCTTGGGTGTCGCTGTCCTCGGCGTGATGACCGCCCTCGGCGGTGGCGTCACCCGCGACTTGCTCGTGGACTCCGTCCCGGTGGCGCTCCGTTCGACCACCGACGTGAGCGTCGCGCTCCTCGGGGTCGCCGTCGCCGTCGCGCTGGGCCACTTCGGCGTCGCGGACCGGACCGACCACTCGCTGGTCCTCTTGCCGGACGCGGTCGGTCTCGCGGCGTTCGCCACGACCGGTGCGCTCGTTGCCACCAGCGCGGGTCTCTCGCCGTTCGGCGTGGTCGTCCTCGCGACCGTGACGGGCGTCGGTGGCGGCCTCGTCAGTGACCTCTTACTCCAGAACGTCCCGTTCGTCCTCGTCGAAGACTTCTACGCGACCTGCGCGATACTCGGCGGCGTGGTCTTCTGGCTAGCGACGACTGTCGGCATCGGTCGCCGACCGAGCGCCCTCGTCTGTGCCGCCGTCGTCTTCGTCCTTCGCTTGCTTGCGATTCGCTACGAGTGGGAACTGCCGACCGTCTGA
- a CDS encoding SAM hydrolase/SAM-dependent halogenase family protein: MITLASDFGTPYPAAMKGVMLQRTDTRLVDVAHDFPRQNVQTAAFWLREVLPYFPPAVHLVVVDPGVGTDRKALAIRAGDHALVGPDNGVLLPVARELCSEDTALVVFEVEYADTESTTFHGRDVFAPAAADVHEAGVESLETIERITPADEYVDLRFPEPQIEVDDESDHEVAIGEVLVVDGFGNVVTNLPGDLLAGKREATVNGQTAPVTDAYAKLPAGQRLLTVGSHGNVELAVNRGRGDEAFSLDVGDELRLER; encoded by the coding sequence ATGATAACACTCGCCTCCGACTTCGGCACGCCGTACCCGGCGGCGATGAAGGGCGTCATGCTCCAACGCACCGACACCCGACTCGTGGACGTCGCCCACGACTTCCCGCGACAGAACGTCCAGACGGCGGCGTTCTGGCTCCGAGAAGTCCTGCCGTACTTCCCGCCAGCGGTCCACCTCGTCGTCGTAGACCCCGGCGTCGGCACCGACCGCAAGGCACTCGCGATTCGGGCAGGCGACCACGCGCTCGTCGGCCCGGACAACGGCGTGTTGCTTCCCGTCGCACGCGAACTCTGCTCGGAAGACACTGCTCTGGTGGTCTTCGAAGTCGAGTACGCAGACACGGAAAGCACCACCTTCCACGGCCGCGACGTGTTCGCGCCCGCCGCCGCCGACGTGCACGAGGCAGGCGTCGAATCGCTGGAAACCATCGAACGCATCACGCCCGCCGACGAGTACGTAGACCTGCGATTCCCGGAACCTCAAATCGAAGTAGACGACGAATCTGACCACGAAGTCGCAATCGGCGAAGTCCTCGTCGTAGACGGCTTCGGAAACGTCGTCACGAACCTGCCGGGCGACCTGCTGGCGGGCAAACGAGAAGCTACGGTCAACGGCCAAACCGCCCCCGTCACCGACGCCTACGCGAAACTCCCCGCAGGTCAGCGACTCCTCACGGTCGGGAGCCACGGCAACGTCGAACTCGCGGTGAACCGAGGCCGAGGTGACGAGGCGTTCTCCCTCGACGTCGGAGATGAACTCCGACTGGAGCGCTGA